A region of the Deinococcota bacterium genome:
AGCCCTCGCCGCCCGTCACCTCGGCGCTGCCCAGGGTGTCGCCCTCGGGGCCGCCCGTGCGCAGCTCGAGGCTGCCGTCTGCGTCGGCATCGACTCGCACAAAGGCGGGGCCGCGGCCGGTCACGTCGACCTCCTGCCAGGCCAGGTAATCGCCCGAGCGGCTGAGGACCGCGTCCTCTTCGCCGTCCTGGTCGCGGGTGCTCTGAAGCTGGGCGCCTGCGCTCTGATCGGCTTGCTGGGCCTGCAACCTGGTGTAGCGCAGCCGGGCTTCGGTCGTGCCGGAGAGGCCCTCGCTGTCGGTGGCCGTCAGACGGACCAAGTAAGCCACCGCTCCGTGCCAATCGTAGGCCTCCAGACTGCCCAGGTCGAGTTCGGCCGACGCTCCCGTCACACTGAGCACCGTCTCCTCCTGCGCCTCGCCGCCCACCATGCGCCGGGCGACGACTTCCCACTCGAGGCTGTCCGCCGCCAGTTCGCCCTCCTCGGCGTCCGTGGCCGCGCCCTCCAGGGTCACCGTCTGATTCTGCTCGAAGATGGCGCCGGCTAGGGGCCGGGCGATCTCTGCTTCCGGGGCGGTGTTGCCGACCACGACCACTACGGGATCGGACTCGCCGACGGTGCCGTAAGAGCCGGTGGCGCGCAAGCTGGCCTGGTACTCGCCGTCCTCGGCGTAGCTATGCGTGGGGTCGGCTTCGGTGCTGGTGGCGCCGTCGCCGAAGTCCCATTCAAAGGCGGTGATGCCGTCGCCGTCGACGTCGAAGGAGCCCTCGGCGGAGAACTGGACGGTCAGGGGCCCCTGGCCCGAGCTGGGTTCGGCCGAGGCCATAGCCACGGGCGGCGCCGCCGCGGTCTTGTTGTAGATGCGGCTCAGCCTGGCGTCCTCGTTGGCCTCGAACCAGCCCATGCCGTACTCGAGCAGGTAG
Encoded here:
- a CDS encoding PKD domain-containing protein gives rise to the protein RNPFRFHVDPVTGWVLVGNVGQDASNDDLARGPAGYDEWYIVTEPGQVAGWPFCTGPAEPFVDYDFETEEGQGLFDCSEAIPAVIWYKYAETEQFPELGSGGRNAQAGPILREPEPDARYQWREEYLNKWFIYEWTRHFVKMVTLGENGGGDGTELPELHSYTTIGAPGEYGQVPRPDVVIEDFIEGLSRPMDLTQAPDGALYLLEYGMGWFEANEDARLSRIYNKTAAAPPVAMASAEPSSGQGPLTVQFSAEGSFDVDGDGITAFEWDFGDGATSTEADPTHSYAEDGEYQASLRATGSYGTVGESDPVVVVVGNTAPEAEIARPLAGAIFEQNQTVTLEGAATDAEEGELAADSLEWEVVARRMVGGEAQEETVLSVTGASAELDLGSLEAYDWHGAVAYLVRLTATDSEGLSGTTEARLRYTRLQAQQADQSAGAQLQSTRDQDGEEDAVLSRSGDYLAWQEVDVTGRGPAFVRVDADADGSLELRTGGPEGDTLGSAEVTGGEGWQTVAIPFGALEGPQDLYLIARAAEGDEIGVSINWLQLVGPGPGQ